From a region of the Castanea sativa cultivar Marrone di Chiusa Pesio chromosome 10, ASM4071231v1 genome:
- the LOC142612274 gene encoding uncharacterized protein LOC142612274, translating to MGDNPLRRNQNLYWTYHKDKGHTTKQCKVSKDYLEQLVRAGYLEEFIVDPRNQETGQGTWLRGNPLLPPLRVIEVIHASSKGTLVTGRRGVLAVVPVGSCPNDQPSEKKLKFTREPIAFNGDDLEGMIQPHDNALVVMARINGFIVKKVLVDQGSGAEVIYLDLFRGLGLKKKDLSKYDTPLVGFDGWMVILEGQITLLVNMEGKEIMVTFIVVNLFSLYTTIVGRP from the coding sequence ATGGGGGATAACCCATTAAGGAGAAATCAGAACTTGTACTGGACTTATCATAAGGACAAGGGGCATACCACCAAGCAATGCAAGGTGTCAAAAGATTATTTGGAGCAGTTAGTAAGGGCGGGGTACTTAGAAGAGTTTATTGTTGACCCGAGAAATCAAGAGACCGGTCAGGGTACTTGGCTTCGGGGGAATCCCCTCCTGCCTCCTTTAAGAGTAATAGAGGTCATCCATGCATCTTCCAAGGGAACTCTAGTGACTGGGAGGAGAGGGGTACTAGCAGTGGTTCCGGTAGGGAGTTGTCCTAATGATCAACCCTCCGAGAAGAAGTTGAAGTTTACTCGGGAGCCCATTGCCTTCAATGGTGATGACCTGGAAGGGATGATCCAGCCGCACGACAACGCTCTGGTGGTTATGGCTCGGATAAACGGTTTTATAGTAAAGAAGGTGTTGGTGGACCAGGGAAGTGGTGCCGAAGTAATATATCTTGACCTGTTTAGGGGGCTAGGATTGAAGAAAAAGGACCTGTCCAAATACGACACACCCCTGGTGGGGTTTGATGGCTGGATGGTGATCCTGGAGGGGCAGATTACGCTCCTCGTGAACATGGAAGGCAAGGAAATAATGGTTACCTTTATAGTGGTCAATTTGTTTTCTCTGTATACGACGATTGTTGGAAGGCCGTAA